A window from Bombus pascuorum chromosome 12, iyBomPasc1.1, whole genome shotgun sequence encodes these proteins:
- the LOC132912697 gene encoding F-box only protein 11 — MPSASFTSSRNYVRRSRRKGANRIPLPSRTTSAEPCDLPCSASNQIPPGGGVGGGGGGGGGGGGGGGGSGGRGSSPSVSGVAAPSPSPSHSHSSPYDLRRKSPPHPDPAPGTSSALPPSGGSSIGATLGSSSLPARKRPRRTCSLSTDGTNTNTAAHYLQYELPDEVLLTIFNYLMEQDLCRVSQVCKRFQTIANDTELWKSLYQQVYEYDLPLFNPAPCKFEFVSPDESDYPNPWKESFRQLYRGVHVRPGFQDLKFKGRNLPYFNTVQGALDYVDEYRSNSGPSSNNSTTTSGQGNCCGNNSQVTEEAPQHLVFLHAGIYRGEFLVIDSDVALIGAAPGNVAESVILERESESTVMFVEGAKRAYAGHLTLKFTPDVTSTVPHHKHYCLEVGENCSPTVDHCIIRSSSVVGAAVCVSGVGANPVVKNCDISDCENVGLYVTDYAQGTYEDNEISRNALAGIWVKNYANPIMRRNHIHHGRDVGIFTFDNGLGYFEANDIHNNRIAGFEVKAGANPTVVHCEIHHGQTGGIYVHENGLGQFIDNKIHSNNFAGVWITSNSNPTIRRNEIYNGHQGGVYIFGEGRGLIEHNNIYGNALAGIQIRTNSDPIVRHNKIHHGQHGGIYVHEKGQGLIEENEVYANTLAGVWITTGSTPVLRRNRIHSGKQVGVYFYDNGHGKLEDNDIFNHLYSGVQIRTGSNPVIRGNKIWGGQNGGVLVYNSGLGLLEQNEIFDNAMAGVWIKTDSNPTLKRNKIFDGRDGGICIFNGGKGVLEENDIFRNAQAGVLISTQSHPVLRRNRIFDGLAAGVEITNNATATLEFNQIFNNRFGGLCLASGVQPTTRGNKIFNNQDAVEKAVGNGQCLYKISSYTSFPMHDFYRCQTCNTTDRNAICVNCIKTCHAGHDVEFIRHDRFFCDCGAGTLSNQCQLQGEPTQDTDTLYDSAAPMESHTLMVN; from the exons ATGCCAAGTGCGTCGTTCACATCGTCGCGCAATTACGTGCGAAGATCCCGAAGAAAAGGTGCAAACAGAATTCCCCTGCCTTCGAGAACCACCTCGG CCGAGCCATGCGATTTGCCATGTTCAGCATCAAATCAGATACCTCCTGGGGGTGGAGTTGGTGGTGGAgggggaggaggaggaggaggtggtgGAGGTGGGGGTGGAAGTGGTGGAAGAGGATCGTCACCCAGCGTCTCTGGTGTTGCAGCACCATCACCTTCCCCGTCACACTCTCACTCATCCCCATATGATCTAAGACGTAAAAGTCCACCTCATCCAGATCCTGCTCCTGGTACCAGTTCTGCCCTACCTCCTTCAGGTGGCAGTAGTATAGGAGCCACTCTTGGTTCTTCCTCTTTACCAGCAAGAAAACGACCTAGACGGACTTGTTCGTTATCCACAGATG gtacaaatacaaatactGCAGCGCATTATCTTCAGTATGAGTTACCAGATGAAGTGCTGCttactatatttaattatctaatGGAACAAGATCTATGTAGAGTTTCCCAGGTTTGCAAACGTTTTCAAACAATTGCAAATGACACTGAACTATGGAAGTCCCTCTATCAGCAAGTCTATGAATATGATTTACCACTATTTAATCCTGCACCttgtaaatttgaatttgtttcCCCGGATGAATCAGACTATCCAAACCCATGGAAAGAAAGCTTTAGACAACTATATAGAGGTGTACATGTTAGGCCAGGATTTCAGGATTTGAAGTTTAAAGGTCGGAATTTGCCATACTTTAATACAGTTCAGGGAGCATTAGATTATGTAGATGAATATAGAAGCAATAGTGGCCCCTCGTCAAATAATAGCACAACTACAAGTGGTCAAGGGAATTGTTGTGGAAACAATTCCCAGGTAACAGAAGAAGCACCCCAACATCTGGTTTTCTTACATGCTGGAATATATAGAGGCGAATTTCTTGTAATCGACAGCGACGTTGCATTAATCGGAGCAGCACCCGGAAATGTAGCAGAATCTGTTATATTAGAACGAGAAAGTGAATCTACAGTTATGTTTGTAGAAGGAGCAAAACGAGCTTATGCCGGTCACCTCACATTAAAGTTTACCCCAGACGTTACTAGCACAGTGCCACACCATAAACATTATTGTTTGGAAGTTGGTGAAAATTGCAGTCCCACGGTTGATCATTGTATTATTAGGAGTTCGAGTGTTG TTGGAGCGGCTGTTTGCGTGTCAGGGGTAGGAGCGAATCCTGTAGTGAAGAATTGTGACATATCAGATTGTGAAAATGTTGGACTCTATGTCACTGATTATGCACAAGGAACTTACGAGGACAATGAAATTTCCAGAAATGCATTAGCAGGAATCTGGGTGAAGAATTATGCAAATCCAATCATGCGAAGGAATCATATTCATCACGGAAGGGATGTCGGAATCTTTACGTTTGATAATGGTCTCGGGTATTTCGAGGCTAACGATATCCATAATAATCGAATAGCAGGTTTTGAAGTAAAAGCTGGTGCTAATCCAACGGTTGTGCATTGTGAAATACACCATGGCCAGACAGGTGGAATTTATGTTCATGAGAATGGTTTAGGGCAATTTATCGATAACAAAATTCACTCGAATAATTTCGCTGGTGTTTGGATTACCTCCAATTCGAATCCCACTATTcgtagaaatgaaatttataatggTCATCAAGGGGGAGTATATATATTTGGAGAAGGAAGAGGCTTGATCGAacacaataatatttatggtAACGCACTAGCTGGTATACAAATCAGAACAAATTCGGATCCTATTGTTAgacataataaaatacatcatGGTCAACATGGTGGTATATACGTGCATGAAAAGGGACAAGGTTTAATCGAAGAAAACGAAGTATATGCAAATACATTAGCAGGTGTTTGGATAACTACAGGATCGACGCCGGTATTAAGAAGAAATCGTATTCATAGCGGAAAACAAGTTGgagtttatttttatgataatggACATGGTAAACTAGAAGACAATGATATTTTCAATCATTTGTATTCAGGAGTACAAATAAG GACTGGAAGTAATCCAGTAATACGCGGGAATAAAATATGGGGTGGACAAAATGGTGGCGTTCTTGTGTATAATAGCGGATTAGGCTTACtcgaacaaaatgaaatttttgataatgCAATGGCTGGAGTTTGGATTAAAACAGATAGTAATCCTacgttaaaaagaaacaaaatattcgatGGGCGAGATGGtggaatttgtatatttaatggTGGCAaag GTGTCCtcgaagaaaatgatatatttcgtaACGCTCAAGCAGGAGTGCTTATTTCCACACAATCCCATCCTGTCTTAAGGAGAAACCGAATTTTCGATGGATTGGCAGCCGGTGTCGAAATAACGAACAATGCGACTGCTACATTggaatttaatcaaattttcaataatagaTTCGGCGGTCTATGTTTAGCAAGTGGAGTACAACCAACAACTAGAG gcaataaaatatttaataatcaagATGCAGTTGAAAAAGCGGTCGGAAACGGCCaatgtttatacaaaatttcgtCATATACCTCTTTCCCTATGCATGATTTCTATCGTTGCCAAACATGCAATACAACAGATCGTAATGCAATTTGTGTAAACTGCATAAAAACCTGTCACGCTGGACACGACGTAGAATTTATTAGACATGACCG ATTCTTCTGTGACTGTGGTGCTGGAACATTGAGTAATCAATGTCAACTTCAGGGTGAACCTACACAAGATACAGacacgttatacgatagtgcgGCACCAATGGAGTCACATACACTTATGGTCAACTAG
- the LOC132912730 gene encoding flavin reductase (NADPH), which produces MNRIVIFGATGNTGLCALNSAVNKGLNIRAFVRDESKVPTNLKDKIEIVVGDVTNAEQVSNAISNRDAVVVVLGTRDDLGPTTVLSNGMKNIIDAMKVHNVEIVSVCLSAFLFYKPEAVPNIFKDVNADHQRMFDLIKESKLKWIAILPPHFTNVQRSKYVVKHDESPGRTISKHDLGDFLIESLQQPEHYQKVCGIANIA; this is translated from the exons ATGAATCGAATAGTGATATTTGGAGCTACAGGAAATACCGGACTATGTGCTTTAAATAGCGCTGTAAATAAGG GATTAAATATAAGAGCATTTGTAAGAGATGAAAGCAAAGTACcaacaaatttaaaagataaaattgaaatagttGTTGGAGATGTTACTAATGCAGAACAAGTTTCAAATGCAATATCTAATAGGGATGCAGTGGTTGTTGTGCTTGGCACACGAGATGATTTAg GTCCAACTACAGTATTGTCCAAtggtatgaaaaatataatagatgcTATGAAAGTACACAATGTAGAAATAGTATCTGTTTGTTTATCTG catttttgttttacaaacCTGAAGCAGTGcctaatatatttaaagatgTAAATGCAGATCACCAGCGAATGTTTGACCTTATtaaagaaagtaaattaaaatggaTTGCAATATTACCACCCCATTTTACAA ATGTACAAAGATCAAAATATGTAGTAAAGCATGATGAGTCTCCTGGTCGGACTATTTCCAAACATGATTTAGGAGATTTTCTTATTGAAAGTCTTCAACAACCAGAACATTATCAAAAAGTTTGTGGTATTGCTAACATTgcataa
- the LOC132912731 gene encoding N-alpha-acetyltransferase 80 isoform X1, translating to MTAIEKEYRIVPLHKRPDLIPDCCTLLNSEWPRSETARLKFLNVSCDEFPTCLILIDKEDRILGHCKISLIPRSRHSCFMQSVIIDSQHRSQGLGSRLLRGAEEHVAKKGIKKVYLITKGQELFYLKNGYKTCDPFKASGINDVVYSSVAFTKAKLKEKSTQYCGPPPPPMPNFQMPKFYDLGILTHRTHMVKRLSSQ from the exons ATGACTGCTATTGAAAAGGAATATAGAATAGTACCACTTCATAAAAGACCAGACCTAATTCCAGACTGTTGTACATTACTGAATTCTGAATGGCCAAGAAGTGAAACTGCACG GTTAAAATTTCTGAATGTATCATGCGATGAATTCCCCACATGTCTTATACTAATAGACAAAGAGGACAGAATCCTTGGtcattgtaaaatatctttaatacCTCGATCACGTCATAGTTGCTTTATGCAATCAG TGATAATTGACTCCCAGCATAGATCTCAGGGTTTAGGATCTAGACTACTACGTGGAGCTGAGGAACATGTAGCAAAGAaaggaattaaaaaagtatatttaataactaaaGGCCAAGAACTTTTTTACCTAAAAAATGGATATAAAACTTGTGATCCATTTAAAGCATCAGGCATTAATGATGTTGTATATTCTAGTGTAGCATTTACTAAAGCAAAgcttaaagaaaaaagtacaCAATATTGTGGTCCACCACCACCTCCAATGCCAAACTTTCAGATGCCAAAGTTCTATGATCTAGGTATCTTAACACACAGAACACATATGGTAAAAAGATTATCATCACAGtaa
- the LOC132912731 gene encoding N-alpha-acetyltransferase 80 isoform X2 has protein sequence MILISKLFPHGIHIGEAQKDMTAIEKEYRIVPLHKRPDLIPDCCTLLNSEWPRSETARLKFLNVSCDEFPTCLILIDKEDRILGHCKISLIPRSRHSCFMQSVIIDSQHRSQGLGSRLLRGAEEHVAKKGIKKVYLITKGQELFYLKNGYKTCDPFKASGINDVVYSSVAFTKAKLKEKSTQYCGPPPPPMPNFQMPKFYDLGILTHRTHMVKRLSSQ, from the exons ATGATATTAATCTCAAAGCTATTTCCACACGGGATACATATAGGTGAAGCACA AAAAGATATGACTGCTATTGAAAAGGAATATAGAATAGTACCACTTCATAAAAGACCAGACCTAATTCCAGACTGTTGTACATTACTGAATTCTGAATGGCCAAGAAGTGAAACTGCACG GTTAAAATTTCTGAATGTATCATGCGATGAATTCCCCACATGTCTTATACTAATAGACAAAGAGGACAGAATCCTTGGtcattgtaaaatatctttaatacCTCGATCACGTCATAGTTGCTTTATGCAATCAG TGATAATTGACTCCCAGCATAGATCTCAGGGTTTAGGATCTAGACTACTACGTGGAGCTGAGGAACATGTAGCAAAGAaaggaattaaaaaagtatatttaataactaaaGGCCAAGAACTTTTTTACCTAAAAAATGGATATAAAACTTGTGATCCATTTAAAGCATCAGGCATTAATGATGTTGTATATTCTAGTGTAGCATTTACTAAAGCAAAgcttaaagaaaaaagtacaCAATATTGTGGTCCACCACCACCTCCAATGCCAAACTTTCAGATGCCAAAGTTCTATGATCTAGGTATCTTAACACACAGAACACATATGGTAAAAAGATTATCATCACAGtaa
- the LOC132912726 gene encoding mediator of RNA polymerase II transcription subunit 6 isoform X1, producing the protein MLSARPPVTENPLGLSWHDSAWIPVLNPNNIMDYFSERSNPFYDRTCNNEIVKMQRLSPDQLQNMTGLEYILLHVQAPILYVIRKQHRHTPTLAAPLADYYIIAGVVYQAPDLASVVSSRLLSTVHHLQSAFEEASSCSRYHPSKGYYWDFKNGKAMAAKKETPVREEPSSLFQRQRVDMLLAELTRKFPLPVPKPVHQAIEPSMEIKQEVKTEKKDMKPPPEKKPKGN; encoded by the exons ATGTTGTCTGCAAGACCTCCTGTAACAG aaaatcCTTTGGGACTTTCTTGGCATGATAGTGCATGGATTCCTGTATTAAATCCAAACAATATAATGGATTACTTTTCTGAAAGAAGTAATCCTTTTTATGACAGAAcatgtaataatgaaatagtCAAAATGCAGCGTTTAAGTCCTGATCAGTTACA aaatatgaCTGGCCTtgaatatattcttttacatgTTCAAGCACCTATTTTATATGTGATCAGGAAGCAACACCGCCATACTCCTACTTTAGCAGCACCACTTGCAGACTATTATATCATTGCAGGTGTTGTGTATCAAGCTCCTGATTTGGCATCGGTTGTGAGCTCCAGATTG TTATCTACAGTACATCACTTACAATCTGCTTTTGAAGAAGCTAGTTCATGTTCAAGATATCATCCTAGTAAGGGCTACTACTGGGATTTCAAAAATGGGAAAGCTATGGCagcaaagaaagaaacacCTGTTCGTGAAGAACCAAGTTCTTTATTTCAGCGACAAAGGGTGGATATGTTACTTGCTGAACTTACGCGGAAATTCCCATTGCCTGTTCCAAAGCCAGTGCACCAAGCTATAGAACCTT caatggaaattaaacaagaagtaaaaacagaaaagaaggACATGAAACCACCACCAGAAAAGAAACCAAAAGGCAATTGA
- the LOC132912726 gene encoding mediator of RNA polymerase II transcription subunit 6 isoform X2, with protein sequence MDYFSERSNPFYDRTCNNEIVKMQRLSPDQLQNMTGLEYILLHVQAPILYVIRKQHRHTPTLAAPLADYYIIAGVVYQAPDLASVVSSRLLSTVHHLQSAFEEASSCSRYHPSKGYYWDFKNGKAMAAKKETPVREEPSSLFQRQRVDMLLAELTRKFPLPVPKPVHQAIEPSMEIKQEVKTEKKDMKPPPEKKPKGN encoded by the exons ATGGATTACTTTTCTGAAAGAAGTAATCCTTTTTATGACAGAAcatgtaataatgaaatagtCAAAATGCAGCGTTTAAGTCCTGATCAGTTACA aaatatgaCTGGCCTtgaatatattcttttacatgTTCAAGCACCTATTTTATATGTGATCAGGAAGCAACACCGCCATACTCCTACTTTAGCAGCACCACTTGCAGACTATTATATCATTGCAGGTGTTGTGTATCAAGCTCCTGATTTGGCATCGGTTGTGAGCTCCAGATTG TTATCTACAGTACATCACTTACAATCTGCTTTTGAAGAAGCTAGTTCATGTTCAAGATATCATCCTAGTAAGGGCTACTACTGGGATTTCAAAAATGGGAAAGCTATGGCagcaaagaaagaaacacCTGTTCGTGAAGAACCAAGTTCTTTATTTCAGCGACAAAGGGTGGATATGTTACTTGCTGAACTTACGCGGAAATTCCCATTGCCTGTTCCAAAGCCAGTGCACCAAGCTATAGAACCTT caatggaaattaaacaagaagtaaaaacagaaaagaaggACATGAAACCACCACCAGAAAAGAAACCAAAAGGCAATTGA
- the LOC132912721 gene encoding CAAX prenyl protease 2, translating to MDRDTSNQHQYGVMETMGRNTDLSCITAILSCFVLSVMYVASLYVWNSPYSREHPTVIKKRFFSVFIMSLISPALLYFGINEKIFQKATIWELLGLRWPGLIQAIVIPLLLTMILFLGPICVQGFNGLWRLYTEPMYWLGSVRTIIWWRNLVVAPLAEEWTFRACMLPLLLQCFTPTTAIFVCPLFFGVAHFHHVVDRVKAGMNLKHALFISCFQFAFTTLFGAYAAFLFAKTGHLAAPFTAHSFCNHMGCPDLSEVVAVKDPLKRAGLFSLFVIGLVAWCFLLTPMTNPRLFYNNLFWHKNFI from the exons ATGGATCGCGACACAAGCAACCAACATCAGTATGGAGTTATGGAGACCATGGGCCGAAATACCGATTTATCCTGCATAACCGCAATTCTATCATGTTTCGTTTTATCGGTGATGTATGTCGCGAGTCTCTATGTATGGAATTCTCCGTACAGTAG GGAACATCCtactgtaataaaaaaaagattttttagcGTTTTTATTATGTCCCTTATATCTCctgctttattatattttggaataaatgaaaaaatatttcaaaag GCAACAATTTGGGAGTTATTGGGTCTGCGATGGCCTGGTTTAATTCAAGCAATTGTGATAccattattattaacaatgaTACTATTTCTAGGGCCAATATGTGTACAAGGTTTCAATGGACTTTGGAGACTATATACTG AGCCTATGTATTGGCTTGGGAGTGTACGAACAATAATATGGTGGAGAAATCTAGTAGTTGCTCCTTTAGCTGAAGAATGGACATTTAGAGCATGTATGTTACCATTGCTTTTGCAATGTTTTACACCAACTACTGCCATATTTGTATGTCCTTTATTTTTTGGTGTTGCTCATTTTCATCATGTAGTAGACAGGGTGAAAGCAGGCATGAATCTGAAACATGCCCTTTTTATATCTT GTTTCCAATTTGCGTTTACGACACTGTTTGGTGCATATGCTGCCTTTCTTTTTGCTAAAACAG gACATTTAGCAGCGCCGTTTACGGCACATTCTTTTTGTAATCATATGGGATGTCCTGATCTTTCTGAAGTTGTTGCAGTTAAAGATCCTTTAAAAAGAGCTGGATTGTTTTCTTTGTTTGTAATTGGATTAGTAGCCTGGTGTTTTTTATTGACACCAATGACAAATCcaagattattttataataatttattttggcataaaaattttatatga
- the LOC132912699 gene encoding hemicentin-2-like, with translation MQKADLNVPNSPLKPFPLGMAIGALADIAIKLIISGYILTVVVYVNATGNWDKDDDLVATFEVSAVLGRTARLPCDIEPSTREDRVYMVLWFRDDAVKPIYSFDVRGRAFNKALNWSDSTVVGPRAYFVTVTKPATLSLEAVQLDDEGIYRCRVDFKNSPTKNFQVNLTVIVPPYQLLIYDSSGVVVGNTAGPLQVGVEFGLSCEVRGGKPTPVVSWLVNEKEVDSKLEEIGKNLVVSKLTVPQLRREHRNTTYKCRAWSTNLIPPLEKTILLDVYLKPLSVKILLKPTMLETEKDYSITCETTGSHPRARITWMEGNAIYHNGKVIDGGNTSVVLSTLMFSPIPDDHGKILKCRGENPSLPDAYLEDFFQLNVVFPPKVQLHLGSTLNAEKIKEGDDVYFECKVRANPEHHKITWRHNDAVLTQNYSAGIIMSTQSLVLQKIGRDNAGNYTCLASNDRGETTSPVVTLRVQFAPVCKAKEVSIIGASLEESVKVRCEVDADPNEVEFVWEFNNSGENFEVAPAKFDGNNGTMSELVYTPVSERDYGALTCWGRNIIGKQEAPCIYQIIPAVKPNPLNNCTIKASLNQSSEILEVECVPGYDGGLRQEFRLEAYEVLTGNLKVNASSVSADVPVFRIAVADLLPATHFYLVTYAVNAKGRSEVSLLEDIMLRDSDKHTDSGVSMVPLILLLIGCLMAFGITALLVMLMMYRRRGTTSPVHIEPYMKQPIITPPDSRNNSMLDVTHGDHTYFVEYTLKQVTDYALNNQPDIIQSPQDQEKIKREPQLFLPVRPDTLFAPYDIHKQGLQSNRCSLNPFSTKSWEPISFKADRNLMKEIIIANSIPGPESCV, from the exons ATGCAAAAAGCGGATCTGAATGTACCGAACTCACCCCTTAAACCGTTCCCTCTTGGGATGGCGATAGGGGCGCTCGCTGATATCGCGATCAAGCTCATCATCAGCGGCTACATACTTACTGTGGTCGTGTACGTGAACGCCACCGGGAACTGGGATAAGGACGATGATTTAG TCGCAACTTTTGAAGTTAGTGCCGTTCTTGGACGCACCGCTAGATTGCCTTGTGACATTGAACCGTCCACGCGTGAAGATCGCGTATACATGGTGCTTTGGTTTCGCGATGACGCCGTGAAACCGATTTACAG TTTCGACGTGCGAGGAAGAGCATTTAACAAAGCTCTAAATTGGTCGGACAGCACCGTGGTTGGCCCGAGAGCTTACTTCGTTACCGTGACGAAACCGGCCACTCTTTCTCTGGAAGCGGTTCAACTGGACGATGAAGGGATCTACCGGTGTAGAGTAGATTTCAAGAATTCGCCCACGAAGAACTTTCAAGTGAACCTCACCGTAATAG ttccACCTTATCAGCTCTTAATTTACGACAGCTCTGGTGTGGTTGTGGGTAATACCGCAGGTCCACTTCAAGTAGGCGTCGAGTTTGGTCTATCGTGCGAAGTAAGAGGAG GCAAACCGACACCGGTGGTTAGTTGGTTGGTCAACGAGAAAGAAGTGGACAGTAAGTTGGAGGAAATTGGAAAGAACTTAGTCGTCAGTAAATTAACAGTACCTCAATTGAGAAGGGAACATCGTAATACAACTTACAAATGTCGAGCCTGGAGCACAAACCTCATACCTCCGTTAGAAAAGACTATTCTCCTAGATGTTTATT tAAAACCACTGTCggtgaaaattttattaaaaccgACGATGCTAGAAACGGAGAAAGACTACTCTATCACGTGTGAGACAACAGGGTCGCATCCTCGAGCACGAATTACCTGGATGGAAGGAAACGCCATTTATCACAATGGCAAA GTAATCGATGGCGGTAATACTTCCGTGGTTTTAAGTACGCTCATGTTTTCACCGATTCCCGACGATCACGGAAAAATCCTCAAGTGTCGAGGAGAGAACCCATCACTGCCAGACGCGTATCTAGAGgatttctttcaattaaacGTAGTTT TTCCACCTAAAGTACAATTACACTTGGGTAGTACACTAAATGcagaaaaaataaaggagGGTGACGATGTATATTTCGAGTGCAAAGTTCGGGCTAACCCAGAACACCATAAAATTACGTGGAGGCATAAC GATGCGGTGTTAACGCAAAATTATTCAGCTGGAATAATTATGAGTACTCAGAGTCTCGTGCTGCAAAAGATAGGTCGAGACAACGCCGGGAATTACACGTGTCTTGCTAGTAATGACCGAGGTGAAACTACCAGTCCAGTAGTAACTTTACGAGTACAAT TCGCACCAGTGTGCAAAGCGAAAGAGGTATCCATCATCGGAGCATCGTTAGAAGAATCGGTAAAAGTTCGATGCGAGGTGGACGCTGATCCCAACGAGGTAGAATTCGTCTGGGAGTTCAACAATAGCGGCGAGAATTTCGAAGTTGCACCAGCGAAATTCGATGGTAATAACGGAACAATGAGCGAACTTGTTTACACGCCAGTATCTGAAAGAGATTACGGAGCTCTAACGTGTTGGGGTAGAAACATAATAGGAAAGCAGGAAGCGCCTTGTATCTATCAAATCATTCCAGCAG TGAAACCAAATCCTCTGAACAATTGTACGATAAAAGCATCCTTGAATCAAAGTTCCGAGATCCTGGAAGTGGAATGTGTGCCGGGATACGATGGTGGATTAAGGCAAGAGTTTCGATTAGAGGCGTACGAAGTTCTTACTGGTAATTTAAAAGTGAATGCATCCAGTGTGTCCGCAGACGTACCAGTATTTAGGATTGCTGTAGCGGATCTTCTACCGGCGACACATTTTTATCTCGTTACTTATGCCGTAAACGCGAAAGGAAGAAGCGAAGTGAGTCTGTTAGAGGATATAATGCTAAGGGACTCCGATAAGCACACGG ATAGCGGAGTAAGCATGGTTCCACTTATTCTACTTCTTATCGGTTGCTTAATGGCGTTTGGCATCACTGCACTTTTAGTAATGTTAATGATGTACCGACGCAGAGGTACCACTTCTCCGGTTCATATTGAGCCTTATATGAAACAACCGATAATTACTCCTCCAGATTCGAGAAATAATTCGATGCTTGATGTTACACACGGGGATCATACTTATTTTGTCGAGTACACGTTGAAACAGGTCACTGACTACGCACTCAACAATCAGCCAGATATCATACAGTCGCCACAAG ACCAGGAAAAGATAAAACGTGAACCACAATTATTTTTACCTGTACGACCAGATACGCTGTTTGCACCGTACGATATTCATAAGCAAGGACTTCAAAGTAACAGATGCAGC ttgAATCCATTCTCTACAAAGTCTTGGGAACCTATTAGTTTTAAAGCTGATCGTAACTTAATGAAAGAGATCATTATCGCCAACTCTATACCCGGTCCAGAAAGTTGTGTGTAA
- the LOC132912738 gene encoding uncharacterized protein LOC132912738: MPYITAISMMIPAIKTAIQIFFRIFPKIKSIATSRYFWLMQTYKHQGFFRHPSSEKETIKCPDSTTCRKFNKIGKIKKKKTPRMKINVEEEVDNPDCPWCRKK; encoded by the exons ATGCCGTACATCACTGCCATCAGTATGATGATTCCAGCAATTAAAACTgccatacaaattttttttcgaatttttcccAAG atcAAATCAATTGCTACATCAAGATATTTTTGGTTAATGCAAACATATAAACATCAAGGATTTTTCCGTCATCCATCATccgaaaaagaaacaattaaatgTCCAGATTCTACCACTTgtcgtaaatttaataaaatagggaagattaagaagaaaaagactccacggatgaaaataaatgtagaAGAAGAAGTGGATAATCCAGATTGTCCATGGtgcagaaaaaaataa